A genomic stretch from Penicillium digitatum chromosome 4, complete sequence includes:
- a CDS encoding Zinc finger, C2H2 — MRTKHNPTLKYMANVVDFGEHSNNEIQRTVLPRTESGYSDTLLTFDKFVALHPQAIIPPDIRTCRAFLEWVSRGMNGWIEERPTVETIQGFFRKFATGMKRERKFEFPPAIRTTINEYIVGELKIKIPLSTEQMNKVGGVSPNDLTILMTQLWCRDHHEYRGDPADRARVQLSAAMLLYCFTSARTGKVHESTARRHGAREIGGESEDADLEARVMAACYKHFELTIETVDGMIMLVLT, encoded by the exons ATGCGTACCAAGCATAACCCAACCTTGAAATATATGGCCAATGTGGTGGATTTTGGGGAGCATAGCAATAATGAAATCCAGCGGACAGTGCTCCCACGAACAGAATCCGGTTATAGTGACACGTTACTTACTTTCGATAA GTTTGTCGCACTACATCCACAGGCTATAATTCCACCGGATATCAGAACTTGCAGGGCTTTCCTCGAGTGGGTTTCAAGAGGAATGAACGGTTGGATCGAAGAACGGCCTACAGTCGAGACGATTCAAGGATTCTTTAGGAAATTTGCCACTGGTatgaagagagaaagaaaattTGAATTCCCACCAGCTATAAGGACAACCATCAATGAG TATATTGTGGGAGAATTAAAGATCAAGATCCCTCTCTCAACTGAGCAAATGAACAAAGTTGGCGGTGTATCCCCAAACGATTTGACTATACTGATGACTCAATTATGGTGTCGAGACCACCATGAGTATCGTGGGGACCCTGCCGATCGGGCCAGAGTCCAGCTAAGTGCCGCGATGCTCCTATATTGCTTTACCTCTGCGCGCACAGGTAAGGTTCATGAATCAACCGCTCGGAGACACGGAGCACGGGAGATCGGGGGGGAGAGCGAAGATGCTGACTTAGAAGCCCGCGTGATGGCTGCCTGTTATAAG CATTTTGAACTCACTATCGAGACCGTGGATGGTATGATAATGCTTGTACTTACCTAG
- a CDS encoding Rhodanese-like produces the protein MAKSITARELRQHWVNQHEVALLDVREEGPYSKSHPLFALSVPVSEIEKTLSPLVPRLSAPIVVYDDGEGYADQATARILALGYRDVAILKDGLSGYALVGEVYRDVNVPSKAFGELVESINHTPSLSARDVKDVLESEADVVVLDARRFEEYNTMSIPRGRSCPGGELVYRFFEAVSSPETTVIVNCAGRTRSIIGTQSLINSGIPNKVVALRNGTIGWTLEGFELDTRKTERVPSPSAQACQKACQHAESWANHVGVPFINGDQLAQFTAELEDRTLYLLDVRDPEQYSLGHPAGFSNAPGGQLVQATDEWVGVRGARIVLYDTDGVRARMTASWLLQLGWEVYVFEEQSQVPDGLPLPKGPSWHASTGGSITINDLQTLSGAIVVDLARSPSYRKGHIPGAWFASGPELARDLKGIDGDGPIVLTSPDGDVAAMNFDDARKWVSREVLYLAGGTSAWVAAGHPLETESRWLSQPIDVYKRPYEGTSNARKDMKRYLDWENGLVAQLANDGVACFRVVRDTREECGKLR, from the coding sequence ATGGCCAAGTCCATAACCGCACGTGAGTTGCGCCAGCATTGGGTAAATCAGCATGAAGTTGCCCTCCTCGACGTCCGCGAAGAAGGCCCCTATTCCAAATCACATCCTCTATTTGCACTAAGTGTGCCAGTATCAGAGATTGAGAAGACGTTATCTCCGTTGGTTCCTCGATTATCAGCCCCGATCGTTGTCTATGACGACGGCGAAGGTTATGCAGATCAGGCGACGGCCCGGATATTAGCCCTGGGGTATCGGGATGTTGCCATTCTGAAAGACGGGCTTTCTGGCTACGCCCTCGTCGGTGAGGTCTATCGCGATGTGAACGTACCATCGAAGGCTTTTGGCGAACTTGTCGAATCCATCAACCACACCCCATCCTTATCTGCGCGAGATGTCAAGGATGTTTTGGAGAGCGAAGCAGATGTGGTTGTCTTGGACGCCAGACGTTTTGAGGAGTACAATACCATGAGCATTCCCCGTGGCCGCAGCTGTCCAGGAGGGGAACTTGTGTATCGCTTTTTCGAGGCTGTATCCTCTCCGGAAACCACAGTCATTGTCAACTGTGCAGGTCGAACACGGAGTATTATTGGGACCCAATCTTTGATCAACTCTGGAATCCCGAATAAGGTGGTCGCGCTACGAAATGGGACAATCGGGTGGACATTGGAGGGGTTTGAATTGGACACCAGAAAGACGGAACGGGTTCCAAGTCCTTCCGCTCAGGCATGTCAAAAGGCATGTCAACATGCTGAATCGTGGGCAAATCACGTCGGCGTCCCGTTTATTAATGGCGACCAGCTCGCTCAATTTACCGCGGAGTTGGAAGATCGGACCCTCTATCTATTAGATGTGAGAGACCCGGAGCAGTACTCCCTCGGACACCCAGCCGGCTTCTCCAATGCCCCCGGTGGTCAATTGGTACAAGCCACCGACGAATGGGTCGGTGTTCGAGGAGCTCGCATTGTTTTATACGACACAGATGGTGTGCGAGCGCGCATGACAGCCAGCTGGCTGTTACAACTCGGATGGGAGGTGTATGTCTTCGAAGAGCAATCCCAAGTGCCCGATGGGCTTCCATTGCCTAAAGGCCCTTCATGGCATGCTTCAACGGGTGGCTCTATTACAATCAATGACCTTCAAACCCTCTCAGGAGCTATTGTAGTAGATCTCGCCCGCAGTCCATCCTATCGTAAAGGCCACATTCCGGGCGCATGGTTTGCTTCCGGACCCGAACTTGCCCGCGACTTGAAAGGTATTGATGGGGACGGCCCTATCGTGCTGACCTCGCCCGATGGTGATGTTGCCGCCATGAATTTTGACGACGCACGCAAATGGGTCTCTCGAGAGGTTTTATATCTGGCAGGAGGGACAAGTGCCTGGGTAGCTGCAGGCCATCCCCTCGAGACGGAGTCAAGGTGGCTGTCGCAACCAATCGACGTATATAAAAGGCCGTATGAAGGGACAAGCAACGCTCGCAAGGATATGAAAAGGTATCTTGACTGGGAGAATGGGCTTGTGGCACAACTGGCGAATGATGGGGTCGCTTGTTTCCGCGTTGTGCGGGATACGCGTGAGGAGTGTGGGAAGCTGCGCTGA
- a CDS encoding Sucrose/H+ symporter, plant — translation MFKNLDSGNTSNARIMNKGTDQNIMIQLGITSNEYNLVTVLYYVPYIVLEAPSNLLLKKFPPSKWQSRIMLTWGIALMCNAAVKNKGGLYTTRFLLGVAEAGQFPGVILQMTYCGLLAYAFDTVSGAGGLSGWQWLFLSEGIATVLFSAVIWFLLPDFPETAKWLTEREKQFIQARLPSNAPRASEQHFQLREVIESLKDRRLWLFTAIWATFTVGTNGVTFYQSTVIANLGFSTIAQAQLLNIPITVCGLLFIAITGVASDRSRIPRPLYPLTFLLIILVCYGVFVAHPSNGAIYAVTLIGNALTSGWYPVMWPWRVQTTSRATGSAFSIGFVNSYGQIGGAIGPQLFRSKFAPDYTVPFSVAMGLVGACAILTVITWWATQDTERDTRRLKLAKITAEKRGETILEDVVDNDLKNR, via the exons ATGTTCAAAAATCTGGACAGTGGCAAT ACATCCAATGCTCGGATTATGAACAAGGGAACGGATCAGAATATTATGATACAGCTTGGTATCACATCTAACGAGTACAATCTCGTGACCGTGCTTTACTAT GTCCCATACATTGTGTTAGAAGCACCCTCAAATTTACTGCTCAAAAAATTTCCTCCCTCAAAGTGGCAGTCAAGGATTATGCTCACCTGGGGTATTGCTCTTATGTGCAATGCTGCTGTGAAAAACAAGGGTGGGTTATATACGACTCGGTTCTTACTGGGTGTG GCCGAGGCTGGACAGTTTCCCGGTGTCATTCTCCAGATGACTTACTG TGGTCTTCTTGCCTATGCGTTTGACACTGTATCTGGTGCAGGAGGGCTTTCCGGATGGCAGTG GTTGTTCCTCTCCGAAGGCATTGCGACGGTTCTTTTCTCGGCTGTGATTTGGTTCCTTCTCCCAGATT TTCCCGAGACAGCTAAATGGTTGACCGAAAGAGAGAAGCAGTTTATTCAGGCTCGACTACCATCTAATGCTCCTCGTGCAAGCGAGCAACACTTTCAGCTACGTGAAGTGATCGAGTCACTAAAAGATAGGAGGCTATGGCTGTTTACAGCCATTTGGGCTACCTTTACTGTTGGAACCAACGGCGTCACTTTCTACCAATCGACAGTCATTGCCAACCTCGGGTTTTC GACCATTGCTCAAGCTCAACTCCTTAATATCCCTATCACGGTCTGCGGTCTCCTTTTCATTGCAATTACGGGAGTTGCATCAGATCGCAGCAGGATACCCCGGCCATTGTACCCACTTACcttccttctcatcatcttAGTTTGTTACGGCGTTTTTGTTGCTCATCCGAGTAATGGTGCGATCTACGCAGTAACACTGATCGGAAATGCCCTGACTTCAGGATGGTATCCTGTCATGTG GCCATGGCGCGTACAAACCACCTCCCGGGCCACAGGATCTGCCTTCTCTATCGGATTCGTCAATAGCTATGGCCAGATTGGCGGTGCTATTGGCCCACAGTTGTTCCGAAGCAAATTCGCACCAGACTATACTGTGCCTTTCTCTGTGGCCATGGGGCTTGTGGGTGCTTGCGCGATCTTGACAGTGATAACATGGTGGGCAACTCAGGACACAGAGCGTGACACAAGGCGGTTGAAGCTAGCCAAAATTACGGCAGAAAAACGGGGTGAGACGATTTTGGAAGATGTTGTGGACAATGACTTGAAGAATCGTTAA
- a CDS encoding Tetratricopeptide-like helical: protein MNSFDAQPVARASSDSYFDLGTLSRKVSTNSQEAQIWFDRALVWTYCFNHDEAITCYKQAIAHDENCAIAYWGISFCSGSNYNKTWALFDERDRLTAIKQCYHFSQEALRRVNNASDWEQALIKALVARYPNDDPSRDLARCSRAYADAMREVYIRIGLEDFDIITLFADALMNCAPRKLFDASTGLPIASSPVFEVKDLLDRALKMPKVEFNPGPAHMYIHLMEMSATPEAALPAAEMIREIFPDTGHTFHMPAHIDVLVGDYRRAVEYNLKATLADDRYFEQNGGLTFYSYYRLHDYHSLIYAAMLGGKSKAALSATDRMEATITEEILRVETPALANWMEFFKAVRVHVLIRFGMWEELKKLEPLEDKDLYCVTNVMRHYGKAIAYAATSQLDEADKERELFKAASKLVPPTRLDFPNKITDILKVASAMLDGEIEYRRGEYEEALRSLREAITREDELPFAEPWGWMLPARHPYAALSLEQGRVEQAAQAYAEDFGLFPTPKRAHQHPNNVWALQGYHECLQLLGRHAEAKIIDKQLSLALVEADIQITSSCFCRLGIMASSCGKPRETCCQSEESSCKRS, encoded by the coding sequence ATGAACTCCTTCGACGCCCAACCGGTTGCAAGGGCTTCCAGCGACTCCTACTTTGATTTGGGAACTTTGAGTCGTAAAGTCAGCACCAACTCTCAGGAAGCCCAGATATGGTTTGACAGGGCACTTGTCTGGACATATTGCTTTAATCATGATGAGGCAATCACCTGCTACAAGCAGGCCATCGCACACGACGAGAACTGCGCCATAGCCTATTGGGGAATATCCTTCTGTTCGGGCTCCAATTACAACAAGACATGGGCACTATTTGATGAAAGAGATCGGCTCACTGCGATAAAACAGTGTTATCATttttcccaagaagctctGAGGCGGGTAAACAATGCATCCGATTGGGAGCAAGCGCTCATCAAGGCTCTTGTAGCACGCTACCCCAACGATGATCCAAGTAGGGATCTTGCCAGATGTAGCCGCGCATATGCCGATGCTATGAGAGAGGTCTATATAAGAATCGGTCTCGAAGACTTTGACATTATCACACTCTTTGCCGATGCATTGATGAATTGTGCTCCGCGAAAGTTATTTGATGCCTCGACGGGGCTTCCGATAGCATCATCCCCGGTGTTCGAAGTGAAAGATCTGCTTGATCGGGCCTTGAAAATGCCGAAAGTCGAATTTAATCCAGGTCCTGCACACATGTATATTCACTTGATGGAAATGTCAGCGACTCCCGAGGCTGCGTTGCCGGCAGCAGAGATGATCCGCGAAATCTTTCCCGATACAGGCCACACCTTCCACATGCCTGCCCATATTGATGTTCTAGTGGGAGATTATCGTCGTGCTGTAGAATACAATCTGAAAGCAACACTCGCAGATGACAGATACTTTGAGCAGAATGGCGGCTTGACCTTCTACAGCTACTATCGTCTACACGACTACCACTCTCTCATCTATGCTGCGATGCTTGGTGGGAAATCCAAGGCAGCGCTGTCAGCGACGGATCGAATGGAGGCGACTATCACGGAAGAGATTCTTCGAGTCGAAACACCTGCACTGGCAAACTGGATGGAATTTTTTAAGGCCGTCAGAGTGCACGTTCTCATTCGCTTTGGGATGTGGGAAGAACTCAAGAAACTCGAGCCTCTCGAAGATAAGGATCTCTATTGTGTCACGAATGTGATGAGGCACTACGGAAAGGCAATCGCATACGCCGCCACGTCTCAGCTTGATGAAGCCGACAAAGAGCGAGAATTGTTCAAAGCTGCTTCTAAGCTTGTTCCTCCCACACGCCTCGACTTCCCCAACAAAATCACCGATATTCTTAAAGTAGCATCTGCCATGCTGGATGGTGAAATTGAGTATAGAAGAGGCGAGTATGAGGAAGCATTGCGCAGTTTACGGGAAGCAATCACTCGGGAAGACGAGTTACCTTTTGCAGAGCCATGGGGGTGGATGCTTCCAGCTCGGCATCCATATGCAGCCCTCTCATTGGAACAAGGCAGAGTTGAGCAGGCTGCACAGGCGTATGCTGAAGATTTTGGGCTCTTCCCAACACCCAAACGTGCCCATCAACACCCCAATAACGTTTGGGCCTTGCAGGGTTATCACGAGTGCCTTCAACTTTTGGGTCGCCATGCAGAGGCAAAAATAATCGACAAGCAACTTTCTCTTGCTCTGGTGGAGGCAGACATTCAAATAACATCTTCATGCTTTTGCCGGCTTGGAATTATGGCTTCTTCTTGTGGAAAGCCTAGAGAGACTTGTTGCCAAAGTGAGGAGTCATCGTGTAAGAGGAGTTAG
- a CDS encoding Beta-lactamase-like protein, with protein sequence MRVQWTLSALPLLAEAIQPSGCPLLGPVFPAPTALSEHPIFLGKAEELTSKLNEAIENGSLSSVSFAVQIFSSEEDESAFGFYHTDDPVRAGSVGVQEVDEDTMFRIGSISKLWTMFLFMTFEGTRYFHEPVSKYVPELRKTYSPAQRNDKINYLQWSDVTIGELASHQAGLARDYAFGDFGFQSDLVQSMGFPSLPKNEQLTCGKEHTCNRKDPLTPTSQTPIYSNSGYQILGYVLESIAKADYEDILIDRLIKPLNLTRSCLRGPDPSLAVIPHNESFSWFDFDLGEEAPAGSIFSSAKDMATFGRAVLSSTFVDPAVTRRWLKPVAHTSSLQHSVGAPWEIYSFLTPRRVDLYTKAGDFGMYSSSIALSPDHNAGFTVLVAGGNSHTVASAIGEIVADIMLPAFDEVARSQALERFGGTYALMNGSSNFSITISADDGAGLVVSEWTSNSVDMIESLMGLQGVTDRSAISIRLQPSGLETPGLISFLAVIYSFDISEQAGPFVGSCFSWMLLESVVYGNVGLPEFEFALDHDGNATSVSPRALRITLPRV encoded by the exons ATGCGCGTACAGTGGACGTTATCGGCATTGCCTCTCTTAGCCGAAGCTATCCAACCATCTGGATGTCCTCTTTTGGGACCGGTATTCCCTGCCCCTACTGCTCTTTCAGAGCATCCCATCTTTCTCGGCAAAGCCGAAGAATTAACCTCAAAGCTCAATGAAGCCATTGAGAATGGAAGTCTATCTTCTGTATCGTTCGCAGTGCAGATTTTCAGCAGCGAAGAGGACGAGTCGGCATTTGGCTTCTACCACACAGACGATCCAGTTAGAGCTGGCTCTGTCGGGGTCCAAGAGGTAGACGAGGATACGATGTTCCGCATTGGCAGCATATCAAAGCTATGGACTATGTTTCTCTTCATGACCTTTGAAGGGACACGATACTTCCACGAGCCTGTTTCCAAATACGTGCCTGAACTGCGAAAAACCTATAGCCCAGCGCAAAGAAATGACAAAATTAATTATTTGCAATGGAGCGATGTGACCATTGGCGAACTAGCTAGTCACCAAGCGGGCCTTGCAAGAGACT ATGCATTTGGAGACTTTGGGTTCCAGTCAGACCTTGTCCAAAGCATGGGGTTCCCTTCGCTTCCAAAAAACGAGCAGTTGACTTGTGGGAAGGAGCATACGTGCAATAGGAAAG ATCCCTTGACTCCGACCTCACAGACACCAATATACTCGAATTCAGGATACCAGATTCTGGGCTACGTCTTGGAGTCAATTGCAAAAGCCGACTATGAAGATATTTTAATAGACCGTCTTATCAAGCCACTCAACTTGACTCGCTCCTGTCTTCGTGGCCCAGACCCCAGCTTGGCAGTGATTCCACACAACGAGAGTTTCAGTTGGTTTGATTTCGATCTTGGCGAAGAAGCTCC CGCTGGAAGCATCTTCTCCTCCGCAAAGGATATGGCTACATTCGGCCGTGCTGTTCTTTCCAGCACTTTTGTTGACCCTGCCGTGACAAGGCGGTGGCTGAAGCCGGTAGCACACACATCATCCCTGCAACATTCCGTGGGAGCCCCCTGGGAAATTTATTCATTTTTGACACCTCGTCGGGTTGACCTGTACACTAAGGCTGGAGATTTCGGAATGTACTCCAGTTCTATTGCTCTTTCACCAGATCACAATGCCGGGTTCACGGTTTTAGTTGCCGGTGGAAACTCACACACGGTGGCGTCAGCAATCGGGGAGATTGTTGCGGACATAATGCTTCCCGCGTTTGATGAAGTCGCCAGGAGCCAAGCCCTTGAACGCTTTGGGGGCACTTATGCCTTGATGAATggctcctccaatttctcaATCACCATCTCGGCCGACGACGGGGCTGGCTTGGTCGTCTCAGAATGGACCAGCAACTCAGTCGACATGATTGAGAGTTTGATGGGTCTGCAAGGAGTGACAGATCGCTCTGCAATCAGCATTCGTCTACAACCTAGTGGTCTTGAGACCCCAGGActgatttctttcttggctGTCATCTATAGTTTTGATATCTCGGAACAAGCTGGACCTTTTGTTGGATCCTGTTTTTCATGGATGTTGCTTGAATCTGTGGTGTATGGCAACGTGGGTCTCCCAGAGTTTGAGTTCGCACTAGATCATGATGGTAATGCGACGAGCGTGTCCCCTCGAGCGTTGCGCATTACTCTTCCTAGAGTTTAA
- a CDS encoding Zn(2)-C6 fungal-type DNA-binding domain translates to MLRTGVSLTERLLTCPMCYDVSKPPRATVQNVLLIGQLTFEITSGYQKYLRWLNEYCAKIDISNETRTVYLDSGLGIPSELTLQINGEKLRDLVVHGLQKDTERLLVLGKQFAQRQRNRHMVGHEACPNSEGLCRRKEDTVDHDPLDLCPHDPVARRLVPCFRIVNEVRGMIKQVADVVM, encoded by the coding sequence ATGCTTCGCACAGGCGTGTCCCTCACAGAAAGATTATTGACATGTCCCATGTGCTACGACGTGTCCAAACCGCCTCGAGCAACGGTTCAAAATGTGCTACTCATCGGCCAGCTGACGTTCGAGATAACATCTGGCTACCAAAAGTACCTCCGCTGGTTAAATGAATACTGTGCTAAGATCGATATCAGTAACGAGACTAGAACAGTCTACCTGGACTCCGGGCTTGGAATCCCATCGGAGCTGACTTTGCAAATCAACGGCGAGAAACTGCGAGATCTCGTGGTGCATGGACTACAGAAAGATACCGAACGGCTTTTGGTGCTGGGGAAACAGTTTGCGCAGCGGCAACGCAACCGCCATATGGTCGGCCACGAAGCTTGTCCTAATTCTGAAGGCCTTTGTCGGAGAAAGGAGGATACTGTTGACCACGACCCGCTTGATCTCTGCCCACACGATCCGGTAGCGCGGAGATTGGTTCCTTGTTTCCGTATCGTTAATGAGGTTCGCGGAATGATCAAGCAAGTTGCAGATGTCGTTATGTAA